Within Aspergillus oryzae RIB40 DNA, chromosome 2, the genomic segment ACAATTGCTTCTGATGACGTAATAAGCTTGAGATCTTGACCCTCGAGAAGATACAGGATTCTATTCCACCCCTGATGGACTGTATAAAATCAGGGTTTAGccctttctccatcccaatGTAGTAATAGTGCGCTTTCAAGTAGTCAGTAATAGTGTACCTATATACTGATCTCTATTGACCATCTGAGGAACTTAACCGTCTTCATTGAGCGTACGTTTGAGGGCCGTTGCCGATTCTATCGGTTGCGACTAATCTAAAGGCTTTCCACCTAATGCCTGTACTAGTAAGTACTTGGATATACTGGGACGAAGATCAGTGTGGCTATATCGATCATTCCTGAGCTATTGCGATTACGCGGGTTCCATTTACATATTCAAACGAAGTGTATCGACCACATGACGAAAGTCCATATTCGTCTCTCGACTAGGCACATAACAGAGCGCAAGTGAAATGAGCAAATGGCTACCAAGATCGACAAAGCAGGCTAATGTAacagaacaagaaaaagcaatcCCGGCACTCGCCTAAACCCGAGACCAAGCATCAAACCCTCATCGCGTTACACAAACCTGAATGGGAAAATGGTGCCAATACGCCGGTTCATTAAGTGAAATCATGATATTCAGATCTTGTAAGCCTCGCCACTAGTATTAGCGATAAAATGAAGCTGGGTTTGAGTTAGGTGCCGTTCCTTGCGATGGGTTGTATGCTTGATAGCCTGCTGCTCCGGGGGTTAAAGAAGGGTAAGGTGTCGGTGTTGACGTTGTGCCCGGGACAGGGGGCGGTTGATGCATTGGTGGTTGCTGATTGGAAGCTGGGCCTATAGGGTAGGGGGGTTGTGGCTTAGCTGCATCCTCAGGGGCATAAGGTGGGTattcctgctgctgctgttgctgctgctgctggaaggGGGGCTGTGCAGCCGGCGGGGCTTGTCCACTGGCAGGATATGGAAGTCGTTGGCTTGCGGAAGGATGCTCGACAGGGGAGTCATAAACAGATGTTCCTAGTTCTTGCGGGTGTTCATATGTGGATTCTGGTCGATGATGCACAGGCTGATAGGATGCTCCAGCTGGGGGTGTGCGGTTGCGCGGATCGGGGGATTGAGACGTGGGAGGGTACATAGGCGCTTGGTCTGCACCGTAGTAAGGGGATGTATTGGGCTGGTGCGActgggtttcttctcgtGACATTAGAGTTATGTTAGATGATAATATCCGCTGGGGGTCACAAACCTTGAGGCCGAGGGCTGAAATATCTTTGAGGCTCAGATTGCGGAGGGCCCTGAGGATAGCCCATGGATGCCGCGGGCCCAGGATACCCATACTGAGATGGACCAGGCCTGCCATACGGAGGCTGGGCGGGGTGCGACATGGATGCCTCCAGGAGAGATTCATAGTCCCGTCTCGCTTTAATGAACTTCTCATTGAGTTGGGTGAATTCATCTTGATACGCATCAGCTAACGAACTGAAACGTAGTTTCCAGCGATTATACCTTTTTTCTGAGAATATTTGCCGATGAGCTCAATCAGCTTAGGTCGAATTGCCAAAGTGGAGTGGTACAGGGCCGTGATTTCCTCATTATCCTGAACGTTTGGTTCGGTACTACGCGTGCTGAGGAGTGTCAATAGCTTCTCAACGTTCTTTATCTGGCCGAACACCTCGCCTTCCATCTGAGCTTCGCGCTGTAACTCTTCAACTGTGGGGTCAGGTAGCTTTTCAACATAGTTGAGGGGGAAGATGCCTGTTTGCCCTCTTAGAGAGCCCTTCCACCAATCCTTATACACGGACTCGAGCACTGCAATGACGTCGCCTCTGCGAAATTGTAGTTCGCCTGGTTCTGAAGGCTGGAAGTCATAGAGCGCCCTGACTCGTGAGACAGTGGCAGCAGAGGTACCAGAAGGAACCGCCTGATGTGCTGGGGCTTGTGCCTGGCTGGCAGGGGCAGCGCTGGAAGTACTTGACTCCGGCTGTGGCTCAGGAGCCACaggattcttttctctaatCGAGAGCGCCAGCGCCATTTgcaattcctcttcttccttctggcGATCCGCGTCCGTTATCTCTGTCTTCACGGGCTTTGAAGGGGGCTGCAGGTTCGGGTCTACGCGATTAGAACGTTAGTAATGAGTCCTTCAATGCAACTCTCCATCGGTGACTTACTCTGTGTCTTTAACTTCATGTATGCTTGCTCCATGATGCCGAAGTCTGGGTTACTTGAAAACATCTCAGTCCACTCTTGCATACGCTCTAGAATCTTTGCCTTGACCTGCTGGTGGGTGTTCTGCAGGGAATGTTGTCAGAGCCTCCGTCAGATGCAGTACTGCGACGATACGTACTCTGTCACTAGCGAGGCGGAGTAAGGCATCCGTGAAACTTCGCGAAGCTAGTTCGCGGTGTATCTTCGGGCCACAATTCTGTGCCAAAGCATTGCCCAGCTATGAGATATATGAGAATTTGTCCCGAGGATTTTCTAGGTCTTTCGAACGGGGGTACGAACCTCCAACGTATAGAGTTGCACATTGGCGTTTCTATGCGCAAGCCTCTTGATCAGGGCGGCAACGGCATCTTTTGCACTATATCCAGGAATCCATATTAATACAGATTCGTACATACCAAAGCTAAGAGAGACCAAAGGATCAGACTTACCCGGACTCCTCCGCCGCAACTTTATCGCACACATCCTAATAGATGAAGGCATCAGATAAGCACTACCAAGTCTGATTGCGGTATATTGAAGTGTTTAAAAAAGCTCCCATACAAGAATATATTCCCAGTTTTCCGATGTCAGATTCTCATCAGTCGCCTTGGCTAATTGCGCAAAAGAAGTCACGTCAGCAAGCTCTACAAAACAACGGGTCTGGTATCTCGTCCCCACGCATTGCATGCCAGTATGAAAGAAGTGTAACTGGGATATCGTACCGACTGCGTCATCAAAAGCGTTCTGCTGTGCGCGGAACATCGTGATTGTTCCTCCTCAAGCTAATCTAACCGACAGCGTAATGTCTGGATTAACGGTGACAGGTAGGATGATCTTTCGCTCAAGAGAATACGAGGCTTGTGGTTGGGCTAGGGAATCTGATCGCCTGCAGGGTATTGACTGGGCTAGATGTTAGCCACTGAACCTCCTGATGGCCACCAGGTTCCTGATCAACGTCCGATGCGGGGAACCGGTCGACGGTATCGAGACGT encodes:
- a CDS encoding uncharacterized protein (predicted protein) — its product is MFRAQQNAFDDAVGTISQLHFFHTGMQCVGTRYQTRCFVELADVTSFAQLAKATDENLTSENWEYILDVCDKVAAEESGAKDAVAALIKRLAHRNANVQLYTLEVRTPVRKT
- a CDS encoding uncharacterized protein (predicted protein) — protein: MNSPNSMRSSLKRDGTMNLSWRHPCRTPPSLRMAGLVHLSMGILGPRHPWAILRALRNLSLKDISALGLKVCDPQRILSSNITLMSREETQSHQPNTSPYYGADQAPMYPPTSQSPDPRNRTPPAGASYQPVHHRPESTYEHPQELGTSVYDSPVEHPSASQRLPYPASGQAPPAAQPPFQQQQQQQQQEYPPYAPEDAAKPQPPYPIGPASNQQPPMHQPPPVPGTTSTPTPYPSLTPGAAGYQAYNPSQGTAPNSNPASFYR